From the genome of Phreatobacter cathodiphilus, one region includes:
- the cysS gene encoding cysteine--tRNA ligase, with translation MAIRLYNTLTRSKDVFVPIDPTNVRMYVCGPTVYDDAHIGNARPVIVFDLLFRLLRHVYGEAHVTYARNITDLDDKINKRAHERGVTIRALTEGTAARFHAAADALGCLRPTVEPRATEHIAEMKALCEKLVAAGHAYVAEDHVLFSVPSMPGYGGLSKRPLDDMIAGARVDVAPYKRSEMDFVLWKPSHEAHEPGWESPCGIAQAGRPGWHIECSAMSWKHLGETFDIHGGGIDLVFPHHENEVAQTTCAFGHQVMANVWMHNGFLQVEGEKMSKSLGNFVTIQELLDGWQGKAWPGEVLRLTMLKTHYRQPIDWTVRAMEESWKTLEGWYRTTAGIAAGPVPEAVLGAIGDDLNTAKAIAELHALDKRGDHAGLKAALALMGFDETRAGELSADADTESDMKDTARIDDLIAARLAARKAKNFAESDRIRDELAAMGIQLKDGKDPATGEPVTTWEVMR, from the coding sequence ATGGCGATCAGGCTCTACAACACGCTGACGCGGTCGAAGGACGTTTTCGTCCCGATCGATCCGACGAACGTGCGCATGTATGTCTGCGGCCCGACCGTCTATGACGACGCCCATATCGGCAATGCCCGGCCGGTGATCGTCTTCGACCTCCTGTTCCGGCTGCTGCGCCACGTCTACGGCGAGGCCCACGTCACCTATGCGCGCAACATCACGGACCTCGACGACAAGATCAACAAGCGCGCCCATGAGCGCGGCGTCACCATCCGCGCGCTGACGGAGGGCACCGCCGCCCGCTTCCACGCGGCGGCGGACGCGCTCGGCTGCCTCAGGCCGACGGTCGAGCCGCGGGCGACCGAGCATATCGCGGAAATGAAGGCGCTCTGCGAGAAGCTGGTGGCGGCCGGCCACGCCTATGTGGCCGAGGACCACGTGCTGTTCTCGGTGCCGTCCATGCCGGGTTACGGCGGGCTGTCGAAGCGGCCGCTGGACGACATGATCGCCGGCGCGCGCGTCGACGTCGCGCCCTACAAGCGCTCCGAGATGGACTTCGTGCTGTGGAAGCCCTCGCACGAGGCGCACGAGCCGGGCTGGGAGAGCCCGTGCGGCATCGCGCAAGCCGGGCGCCCCGGCTGGCACATCGAGTGCTCTGCCATGAGCTGGAAGCATCTCGGCGAGACCTTCGATATTCATGGCGGCGGCATCGACCTCGTCTTCCCCCACCACGAGAACGAGGTGGCGCAGACCACCTGCGCCTTCGGCCACCAGGTGATGGCGAACGTCTGGATGCACAACGGCTTCCTGCAGGTCGAGGGCGAGAAGATGTCCAAGAGTCTGGGGAATTTCGTGACGATCCAGGAGCTTCTCGACGGCTGGCAGGGCAAGGCCTGGCCGGGCGAGGTGCTGCGCCTGACCATGCTGAAGACGCACTACCGGCAGCCCATCGACTGGACGGTCAGGGCCATGGAGGAGAGCTGGAAGACGCTGGAGGGATGGTATCGGACGACGGCTGGCATCGCCGCCGGACCGGTGCCCGAGGCGGTCCTCGGGGCGATCGGCGACGACCTCAACACGGCGAAGGCCATCGCGGAATTGCACGCCCTCGACAAGCGGGGCGATCACGCCGGGCTGAAAGCTGCACTGGCGCTGATGGGCTTCGATGAGACGCGGGCGGGTGAGCTGTCGGCCGATGCCGATACGGAATCCGACATGAAGGATACAGCCCGCATCGACGACCTCATCGCCGCCCGCCTCGCTGCCCGCAAGGCGAAAAATTTCGCCGAAAGCGACCGCATCCGCGACGAGCTCGCGGCCATGGGCATCCAGCTCAAGGACGGCAAGGACCCGGCCACCGGCGAGCCGGTGACGACCTGGGAGGTGATGCGGTGA